The Mycosarcoma maydis chromosome 12, whole genome shotgun sequence nucleotide sequence AAGTCGGCAGCCTCTTGCTTTCTTTGTATGTCAAATGACAACTCACTCATATGCGTGGGCTTTCACAGTCACGTGGAGCGTTTGCGATACCTACGACTGTCAACACGTCAATGAGAGGCAAACGCGGCATCTCGAACACACGCCTGCAACGTTTCGACTTGGTTGTCAGGTACTAGGTGCAATATTTACAACTCGACATTTGGCGTCAACGCGCAACTGGTTCAACGACGCTTTCGACTCTTATCACCCTTGCCCGTGTAGGATAGGTTGTCGCTGTTCTTGGAAGCGTTTTTTCCGGCGACCTGGCTGAGCGGTACGTAAGCGTAGGGGCTCTTGCCGTTACGGATGACATCTCCGCCACCGCGCTTGGCTCGGAACTCCTTCCCGATGGATTCCTTGACACGCTTCTTGCGGTCGGCTTGACCActggcttgcttggcgCTCTGCACCTGTCGTGCTCGGTCCTGTGCTTCTTCGACGGCCATCTGTTCGAGCTCCATCTCGCGTTCGGCTTCGCGCGTACGCttgttgttcttgttgAACTTGACCGCTCCTCCGCGTACGTGCGACATGCCGTCAACGCCGCGCGCCTGGTTGAGGTAAGCCGTACCGGCACCTTGCACGTCAAAAGCGTCCGCATCTTCGTCTTGAGTAGCAGCAAACGAGACGCGCTTGGACGCTGCGTTACTGGTGTGCCTGCTCGAAGCcgcctcgtcatcgtcaatCACCATGCGCCCTGTGGCTTGGTCGAGTGCAAACTTGCTAGCTTCTTGTCCCGGCTGTCGCTTCCTGTTGCGAGCGTTGACCGAGTTCTTGGCGTTCGGGTTGGTCAGCGAGATACGGGCCGTCGCACTGCGATCGAGAAGGTCCATCGGAACCtggtcgtcatcgtccatcTCAATGTAAGCCTCgtcctgctgcttggcacGACGCCGATTCGCTCGGCCTCCGTGTTCATCAGCATTGCCACTGCCTCCATTCTTGCGATTCCGATTGCGCGCCAAAGCACTCGCTGTACCCGCTTTGCGTCGGTCGACGTCGGCAGTTTCAGTTTCGTtttcgtcggcatcgtcgtccgactcgGAAATGTCCGACTCAGATCCATACACGACCTCCTCAAACGCGTCGTTGCCTCCCTTGGTCTTGAGGATGCGAGGTGCAAGCGCAggctcgtcatcgtcttggaACACTCGAGCCTCGcgctcagcagctgcatctgccTTCTTGCGTTTAGCTCGctccttgcgcttgcgGATGTTGTTGATGAGCTTGCGATTGTCTTGGTCGGTAAGCTCGTAGATGCGTTCAAAGCCGAATCGACGCAGCAGACGTTCGAAAATGTGACGCACCTTCACCTTGAagtgctgcttgtgctcCGTGGACCATCCAAGCAGCGCCGGGATCAGCTTGGGCAGGTGCGCATCGATGAGCGCCGTATTGAAATCTACAATGGCCACCTTGACAAAGCCGATGGCCGACTTGACAATCTCGCGGTTCGCCGATTGCAGGTATACTTGGATCGTactgagcagctcgtcgagcacgctctgctcgagcgtTTCTTTGAACTCGTAGACGAGTCGTGAAAGTGCCGTGATCGTGGCGCTGATCATGTGTGGCGTAGTGCCCGCAAGGCCGGCAGCGACCATGGTCAGGTATTCGCTAATTGAGGCCGACACAAGCCCGACATGAGCCATCTggctgtcgtcgtcgtctttctgctgagcagcgacagTATCAGCATGGCcctcgacgagctgacGATGGATCACACCGCCTTGCTCCATCTTGTAGCCCATCTGCACTAGCAACTCATAGGCGTTCTGACGAGTGAGAGCGTTGACTTCCTTGGTGGCGAGCACTGCCTCAGGAATGATGCTGGGCAAATGGTGCAGTTCGTCCGAGGGGATGTGGGGTACGAGTgtggcgagcagcagaacTCGATCGCGCTTGGCGCCGAGAGCCACGCTGGCCGTCGATTCACGCAGCTTGTCGAGTAACTCGCCGACGCGATTGGCTCGCTTGTCAGCACCAACCAAGAGGATCTGCTTGCCAGCATCGCCCTCGAGCAGCCGACTGAGAATGCGGTAGCTCTTCTTTTGCACGGTCGAGTCATGCGAACGCAGCACATTGTCCTGGCAGATGAGCGAGAACAGGTCAACAGCCGAGCCATTCGTGCTCTTGTCGAGATGCGCGATCAGTGCCgagagcagatcgagcatcGTGTAAGCGACCGGCGGCGGCGTGTTGGGGTTCTCTTTCTGGTTGCGCTTCTGTTTCGTGGGAAGCGTTGGCAATGCCTGCTCAAGCGtcgtcttgaccttgaGATAGGTGTTCTGCACGTCTTGTGCCGACATGACGCGCAGGTaagcagcgatggtgtCGTACACAAATCCGCGACCCTCTCCTGGCGACTGCGAAAACACGTTGAAGAGCACTGCAAGCAGGTTCGGAGCGATGGCCGAAAGATGCGCAATGTTGGCCTTGCCGTCGGCCTGGTCCAAACCAAATGCATGTTTGAGCGAATCCGAAGGTGCACcggacgagacgagcgctTCATTGCGGTAGACCAGAGCTTGAAGACCGCGGCAGATCGAGGGACGCAAGTTCGGCTGAGTGTAGAGCACATtggtgagcagctcggcaaaCTGTCGTGTAAACGCCGAGATAAGATCGCGAGGCATGGCGCAGTAAGCAGGGAACAGAGCCCAGATCTGCTCGGTGAGCGCCTCGTACATCTTGGCCTCGACGGGGCGACCATCGGTTTCGGCTTGTTGACGCTTGTTAAAGATCTTCTCCGAGAGTGAGACCAGCTCGCCAGTAAAGTGGCTGAGCTCGGTAttgttgatcttggtgCGGATCAGCGGAAGCAGCCAGGCGCGACCGGGACCTTGAGCTTCACCGAAGAGATTGAGCGGCAACGCTTCCAGTAGCAGACGCGGGCCGCACACCTCgaccgcagcagcgatcaCCGTGTCGGCGTACTCGCGATGCTCAAAAGTGGGCTCCTgacgcagctcggcgatggTCTGTACAATGTGCATCGTGAGCGAGGCTGCAGCAGGGTGTGGCGGTTGCGTGTTGGCAACGTAGTGGTAGCGCAAGCGCGTGAtgagcgaggcgagcacCGAGAGAATCTCTGCACGCGCGTGCATGTATTGAAGAGAATCTTTGCCGAGCGCATCCTCGATAGATTGAATCAGAGCGAGCAGAGAAGCGTTGCTGGCTTTCTTTTTGGAAAAAGAAGCGCTGAGCGCAtcagcgatggcagcatcggGGACACAGTAACGCAAAAGCGCGATCAGCACGTCGCGACCGGCCGAGCGGACAGCAGGCGCAGTGCGCGAAGCATCCGACCTGGCCGACATGGAAAGCGCCCAAACATCGTTCCATACGTGCGGAGTGAGACGCCAAGCGGGCTCACCGTCGGCAAAGCGCGAGTAGGCCGACATGGCGTGTTCGAGAGCGCGAAGGTAGGCAGGAAGCAGCTGAACGTCAGAGCTGGAAGGGACGAACGCGGGTGAACGGAGCGAGTCCAAGAGGTTTGAGAGTGTCTTTTCGCCAATACTGCTGGCGCTGGACGTCAGATGCGGCTGAATGAGAAGAGCGTCTGCCTGAGAGGCGCCGGACGAGATGTTGGGTCGACAGGTTTTGAGGAATGCCTCAAAGACGTCGAAAGCGGCGACAGTGAGGAAAGGGTTCTGGAGACCAGGCAAGCggagcagagcagcgacgagctcatcgaCTTGAGCAACGGGCAAAATGTTGATGGTCTGCTTGGCAAATCCACAGACCCAAATGCCGACGGAAGCTGTGTCGCCTTGGTTCTGTCGCAGAGCGGCAGCGGCTTGTGCCTGTTTGGCCGTGCCGGACTTCTTGTCGTACTTGGGATGGAATGGGTcgtccttgttcttgtttTTGGCATTGGAGGTCGAGACAGAGCCGGCATCGGCAACGTGAGTCAAGGTCGAGATAATCCAGTCAAAGGTGATTTTGAGATAGGGGTGGTACGGTTTGACAGAGGCGGCTGCTGTGGTGGGTAGGATGGCTGTGACGAGGAGCTGTGCACGTCTTCGCACCTTGGGACGCGAGTCGGCGCACAGATTGAGAGCAGCCAACCAACAGGAGCGCAAAGGGAGATCGCTTTCGAGATGGGAAACGTCATTGTCGAATGCCTTGTAGATAGCCtcaaggatggcaagcgCCGATTTGAGTGCGGAAGCGTAGTTGTCTGCAGCCGAGGTATCGTTCACGTTGAAGGTGGTTGGGTGaggcgagctgagcagctttCCGATGGCGGGTACAACGGATGAGAGCTTTGCGCGGATGATGCCTGCCGACACGTGAGGAGCGACGATGGACAAGAGGTACAAAACGTTGTTGAGgagcaaggatggcgacgagggCGAGCTGGAGAGTTGGAGCATCGACTCTAAAGCGAGAAAGTATTCGGCGGGAGCACGCTGAACAAAGGCGTGCTGAGAGGCAGCTACggatgatgctgatgttgaGCCATTGCTGGTGTCCTGCTCGGCAAGCGTGGCTTCTACAGCGGCGAGGAGCTGAGCAGGGCCCTTTTGGTTTTCGAGTTTCGAGTTGGTGTGGTGGCGAATCTTGGAGAGAGCGCTGTGAAGACTATCCAggctggcagcagcggatgCCGAAGCATCCATATCGATCGAGGCCATCGCACAAGGCTGATTGCTGTGATGCTACGATGCTGCGATGCTGTGGAGGGTATCAGAGTAAAGCAAGGAAAAGGAAGGAGGGGGGTTCAAGCAGCAACCAGAAGGTGCTTTTTGAAAAGCAGACTGTGCTCGACACACAGCAGCTGAGAAGATGTGGAAGCTATCTGTAGTCAATGAGTTAGCAATGATCAGCTGTTCTGCAACGATGTGAAGACTTGGTGTGGGTATGGaagagaagcagaagcagaagcagaagcagaagcagaagcagaagcagtAAGGATGAGAAGGAGGTGAGTGATTTGGTGTCGAGAAGAGTCTGTCAGTATTGCACTTTTTTCCTTTCTTCCAGCGCTTATGTctccttttttttttttttttttttttttggttttCTTCTTGTGTTTGCTGAAGCTGAAATTTTGGCAGTTTCACGGCAGTCTTTAGAAAAagacattcgtgattcgtgattttgacCGACCGTCTGTAAtcaaaaatcgtgaattttgctttgctttgctctgaATTGAGTTGCGTTGCGTTTCGCTGCTaaaacaaaaaacaaaacaaaaaagaGAAAAGAGAAAAAGATTTAAAATCGTTTCAAGGGTCCATATCTGGACGCCTCACGCTTGTTTGACTGCTCACAGCTGACAGTCACTTACATAATCCCGGATGATgtctgcatcgacgtcagCATGCGCCGTTTAAAGTTGCAACtacgaattcgtgattgatgcaATGCGATGCGATACGATCCGATGCGACACGATCTGATCCGATCCTATTCGCGATGCTGTTGACGATTGAGCggcacagtcacgaatatcacacgaatcacgaataattACGAATATCCTCGAAGCACCACTCAACGGCTTTGATTTGTCACACGATtcgttcttcttgtcggTGCTTCTCGTCCTACCCTTTGCTCCTGTGTTCGATGCAATCCAGGCTTCTCTCTCTGGTTTCATCCCATCTTGTGTCTAAGCGCTGTTTCATCGCTCGCAGTGCTGCCCTTGCGCCGCTTCTCCTTCACCCCCAACGTCTACGTCTCACTTGCCCTCGCTCCTTTTCTTCTCAACAATCTGGCCCACGCAAGATGGCTTCTTCCAACGCTACCAACAGTACCAGTGCCGCCAGTGCTGCCAACACCAACTCGTCTGCTTTCAAGAGTGCCGAATTGGCTGCTTTGAGCggcgtcgaggctgctaagcgtgctgctgcgtaCGCTGCCGTTGACAACCACGTCAAGCCGCAGCACGAGATCATTGGTATTGGCTCGGGCTCAACGGTGCCTTATGTTGTTGAGCGAATTGCTCAACAGGGACCTGCTGTGAATGCAAAGCGTTGGTTCGTTCCCACCGGCTTCCAGTCACGCGAACTCATCATCAACGCCGGCCTTCGTCTCGGTGATGTGGATAGCTTCcccagcatcgacgtcacTATCGATGGCGCtgacgaggtcgacaaTGCGCTCAACTGCATCAAGGGCGGCGGTGCTTGTCATTTGCGCGAAAAGGTACTCGCCGAAGCCGCCAATGAATTTGTCGTAGTCGCTGACTACCGCAAGAATGGATCGCAGCTCGGCACAAAGTGGCTGCAAGGTGTCCCCATCGAGGTCGCTCCGTTTGCCTATGCAAAAGTGCTTCAGAACCTCAAAAAGATGGGTTCTGACAAGGCGGTCCTTCGCATGGGCAAGGCAAAAGCCGGTCCCGTCGTTACAGATAATGGCAACTTTTGCATCGATGCTCCCTTCCCCGAAGCACAGATGAAGGATCCCTCTGATTTGCTCAAGCGTATCAAGTTGCTCACCGGTGTACTTGAGGTCGGTCTGTTTTGCAACATTTGCAAGTCCGCCTACTTTGGCAACGATGACggcaccatcaccatcaaaACCGCCGCCGGAGATGTGCAAGAGGGCGTCCACTTTGACGTCTCCAAGGCGCCTGCAACAGCATAATTGTTCGGCGCTTGTTACGTATTATACAGCATCCCACCCTGACCATACTCAGTCATGACCATACTCAGTGATGCATTTCAAAGCCAGCCGACTGTTGTGCGACTGTGGGGCTTTTGCAAGATGTCCGAGATGCTCGCTGACAGCCAAGACGTGGTCACGATTCGCGCTGTAACGCGCTTGATCGCATTGGCGTCAAAGTTGTCCTCAGCTTTTGGTCTGGTGTCCGCTGCAAGTCGACGCAGCGTTGGCCGCCGTCGCCAAGTGCTTAGGCTGACAACGTTAGCTTCGCTTGTGTGGCTTTAGATCTGTGATCGGTGAGCAGATCCCTTTTCTGCTGTCAAGGTAGACGCGCCGTGTTCTGAACCAGCTCGCCGGCTTGTCACTTCTCTAGTGTCTTTGGCTAGCCACGGCGCACATGCCAAGATCGTGCATCACTGGCATCGTTTAGACCTCCTTCTCGTTGACAACGGTTGCGGACTGGAAGGCGCCGGGGCCGCTCAAGCGGCACAAGCTTGGGTTTAAGCTTTCGCAAATTGCGCCAACAAAGCCGTCTTAGACCTGCGCTTGGGCCTGCTCGCTTTCGGTGTCGCACGTCTGACGTGGACGCCTCATTCGAGATGCTGTACGTTTCAGATAGTCTTACAAACAGCCAATCGACCGTTGACGCTCCTGGCCACATTGTCCTTGTCAGCTTCGCTTCAACAACGACGCGTGCTAACCCAAGCACCCAGCTGAACCAACGAAGCACTTCTGCTTCTCATCAATCTATGTTGGTTGAGAAACCGTCGATGTGTACTCAGATGGCATCCTTATTGAGCGCTGCGTACTGGCTATATACATCTCGGGTTGTTCGGCAGCCATCGTTTTGGTTTCCTTGTTTCGTTCTTCCCTCTTGGTGCGTCCTTCGATCGCTCACAGGCGAAACAGCACGAAAACATGGGAGACATGGACGTACCTAGTCCATCTCTGAGTCTCTTGCGCGCTATCAGTCCCTACAGCATGACGTTTTTGCATCGCGGGCAAACGCGAGCACAAGTGATCGacacgctcgccaagctcatctATGTACCCGAGACCGACGGCCATCGAGTCTGGCTGCTCATTAGTCAAGTTGAATGCGTCATCGCACTTTTGGTGAGCGTATACCTGCTCTTGCGAAAAAAGACGTACTGCACGCTCTGGCTTGTCTCGAAGAGGGAGTCGGCATTTGGCGGTTTGTACGTGACCAATGCAGTCTTCACTCTGGTGATCGGGATAGGTGTCTATCTACTAGCTTGGAGGGCTACAGCGATCACGGCAACAGCGTTTTCGATTGCGCGCCGCAGCTCGATtgcgtggtggtggatcATTCCGGCTCCGTGGACGCCGCTCGTGGTTGGTGCATACGTCAGCATGCATGGCTTCATCCTCAGTTCTAGTCCGCGATCTCCACTGTCGCCCGTCAACTCGGCGCGGAACGCTGAATGGTTCTACTTGCCGGTAGCCAAGAGGCCTGCTGTTGTCAACACAACCCTCGTTCTTGCGCCTGTTCTGTATGTGATGGCCACTTTGGTCATCTGtggctttgctgctcaacaaTATCATGTCGCCAAGCATCTGGCCTCAGACATTCTGCCCAtcgacatcctcgacaAGATCACGTACAATTCCAACTCCGGACACTTGGATTCTAGCCTGACAGACGTCTTGGCATCCGACGATTTGCTATGCGCCTCGCGCCGAGTGGCTGCTGCGTATCTGGATGTGCACAGGCTTGTCTGCATCAACCTGATCCTGTCGAGCATTGGCGCGTTCTGCATTTCCATGGCGGCTGGCTTGTACGGTGTACCGAACAGCGTGTATCTTGTCGATCACGCGTGTTCTCTTGATGCCACTAGCGCGGCTTGTACCATGAACCATGTGCAGAAAACCATGTGGTTGATCAGCAGAGGTCGGTCGACGCATTCggaccaagctgctggatCGCCGAGCGCGAATACGTGCAAGATGACGCTGTTTGCCCAAGCCTATGTGTGGCTGATCGTGATTTGTGCGCCACTGTTTGGCGTGGTCCCGATCGTCATTGTGGCCAGCTCGTTTCCAAGCGAGGTGCAGAATGGCGACTTTAGTCCGACGTTGCGCGTCGTCATTGTCATGGTCAGCCTGATCATCCTTGTCGGCGTAGGATTGTATGTATTTATATGTACCGTGTTCACATTGGATCCTCTCTTCCGTTCGGCGCTCGGTCTCAACTTGTTGAGGACTCGCATTCGGATCGAGGTGAAAATCGTCGAGAGTGCGATCGAATGCGTTGCGACGGGACACGCATCGTCAAGTGTCGAATCGACAGTCAAGGTGCACGAACCCGGTCTCGACACGCCTAGCAACGGCCTTGGATCGGTAGAGCGttgcttgcttgcgtcCAACCATTTGCTTCTCCCAAGTGGCGATGCCCAGCTTTCGACTACCAACGCTTGGTCTTCTTCGTCCACTTTGGTGGATCTCGCCAGAGATCCACTTGGCCATCCTGTGCACCAACTCAAAAACATGCATTGACTTGGGCTTTCCAATCATCCATCATCCGCCCTCTtcgacttgacgcttcTAGAAAACTCACAGTCTCTACGCTTCTTGCACTCTTCAGT carries:
- a CDS encoding mRNA-binding protein RRP12 (related to RRP12 - Protein required for normal pre-rRNA Processing) yields the protein MASIDMDASASAAASLDSLHSALSKIRHHTNSKLENQKGPAQLLAAVEATLAEQDTSNGSTSASSVAASQHAFVQRAPAEYFLALESMLQLSSSPSSPSLLLNNVLYLLSIVAPHVSAGIIRAKLSSVVPAIGKLLSSPHPTTFNVNDTSAADNYASALKSALAILEAIYKAFDNDVSHLESDLPLRSCWLAALNLCADSRPKVRRRAQLLVTAILPTTAAASVKPYHPYLKITFDWIISTLTHVADAGSVSTSNAKNKNKDDPFHPKYDKKSGTAKQAQAAAALRQNQGDTASVGIWVCGFAKQTINILPVAQVDELVAALLRLPGLQNPFLTVAAFDVFEAFLKTCRPNISSGASQADALLIQPHLTSSASSIGEKTLSNLLDSLRSPAFVPSSSDVQLLPAYLRALEHAMSAYSRFADGEPAWRLTPHVWNDVWALSMSARSDASRTAPAVRSAGRDVLIALLRYCVPDAAIADALSASFSKKKASNASLLALIQSIEDALGKDSLQYMHARAEILSVLASLITRLRYHYVANTQPPHPAAASLTMHIVQTIAELRQEPTFEHREYADTVIAAAVEVCGPRLLLEALPLNLFGEAQGPGRAWLLPLIRTKINNTELSHFTGELVSLSEKIFNKRQQAETDGRPVEAKMYEALTEQIWALFPAYCAMPRDLISAFTRQFAELLTNVLYTQPNLRPSICRGLQALVYRNEALVSSGAPSDSLKHAFGLDQADGKANIAHLSAIAPNLLAVLFNVFSQSPGEGRGFVYDTIAAYLRVMSAQDVQNTYLKVKTTLEQALPTLPTKQKRNQKENPNTPPPVAYTMLDLLSALIAHLDKSTNGSAVDLFSLICQDNVLRSHDSTVQKKSYRILSRLLEGDAGKQILLVGADKRANRVGELLDKLRESTASVALGAKRDRVLLLATLVPHIPSDELHHLPSIIPEAVLATKEVNALTRQNAYELLVQMGYKMEQGGVIHRQLVEGHADTVAAQQKDDDDSQMAHVGLVSASISEYLTMVAAGLAGTTPHMISATITALSRLVYEFKETLEQSVLDELLSTIQVYLQSANREIVKSAIGFVKVAIVDFNTALIDAHLPKLIPALLGWSTEHKQHFKVKVRHIFERLLRRFGFERIYELTDQDNRKLINNIRKRKERAKRKKADAAAEREARVFQDDDEPALAPRILKTKGGNDAFEEVVYGSESDISESDDDADENETETADVDRRKAGTASALARNRNRKNGGSGNADEHGGRANRRRAKQQDEAYIEMDDDDQVPMDLLDRSATARISLTNPNAKNSVNARNRKRQPGQEASKFALDQATGRMVIDDDEAASSRHTSNAASKRVSFAATQDEDADAFDVQGAGTAYLNQARGVDGMSHVRGGAVKFNKNNKRTREAEREMELEQMAVEEAQDRARQVQSAKQASGQADRKKRVKESIGKEFRAKRGGGDVIRNGKSPYAYVPLSQVAGKNASKNSDNLSYTGKGDKSRKRR
- a CDS encoding putative D-ribose-5-phosphate ketol-isomerase, giving the protein MASSNATNSTSAASAANTNSSAFKSAELAALSGVEAAKRAAAYAAVDNHVKPQHEIIGIGSGSTVPYVVERIAQQGPAVNAKRWFVPTGFQSRELIINAGLRLGDVDSFPSIDVTIDGADEVDNALNCIKGGGACHLREKVLAEAANEFVVVADYRKNGSQLGTKWLQGVPIEVAPFAYAKVLQNLKKMGSDKAVLRMGKAKAGPVVTDNGNFCIDAPFPEAQMKDPSDLLKRIKLLTGVLEVGLFCNICKSAYFGNDDGTITIKTAAGDVQEGVHFDVSKAPATA
- a CDS encoding Dkh6 virulence factor — its product is MGDMDVPSPSLSLLRAISPYSMTFLHRGQTRAQVIDTLAKLIYVPETDGHRVWLLISQVECVIALLVSVYLLLRKKTYCTLWLVSKRESAFGGLYVTNAVFTLVIGIGVYLLAWRATAITATAFSIARRSSIAWWWIIPAPWTPLVVGAYVSMHGFILSSSPRSPLSPVNSARNAEWFYLPVAKRPAVVNTTLVLAPVLYVMATLVICGFAAQQYHVAKHLASDILPIDILDKITYNSNSGHLDSSLTDVLASDDLLCASRRVAAAYLDVHRLVCINLILSSIGAFCISMAAGLYGVPNSVYLVDHACSLDATSAACTMNHVQKTMWLISRGRSTHSDQAAGSPSANTCKMTLFAQAYVWLIVICAPLFGVVPIVIVASSFPSEVQNGDFSPTLRVVIVMVSLIILVGVGLYVFICTVFTLDPLFRSALGLNLLRTRIRIEVKIVESAIECVATGHASSSVESTVKVHEPGLDTPSNGLGSVERCLLASNHLLLPSGDAQLSTTNAWSSSSTLVDLARDPLGHPVHQLKNMH